A single genomic interval of Helianthus annuus cultivar XRQ/B chromosome 13, HanXRQr2.0-SUNRISE, whole genome shotgun sequence harbors:
- the LOC110900825 gene encoding protein FAR1-RELATED SEQUENCE 6-like, translated as MRKRYGGFENVGATVDDCNNFRKRINNYIGEYDADMVINRMTDKKQYLADYSFEYSVDDDKRYKMVFVPFTGIDNHYRNVTLGAGLLASESIESYKWILNSFLKSFGRQPKVVVTDQDPAMKQAIEEVGHELCNNDEFKRRMCDIVWIDSIEPEEFERQWKLVMIEFGLTENKWIDDMFVANSQLTLVEFMNHFDGAMDVQRFNHRKNDHISRYTEPAGWSETTLEKDVAKIYTKSIFFDKQIEIHGTISECLPMDTKVEGPQIRILLKDFIAHGDGLLERWMKDVVPNELNVKYNLNVGGKDVQHKAKPIAREIIHTGEDKDNEVEDDEEEDEFEDYSGSSDDLSKEEDQWEEVSEDDEDESFF; from the exons atgaggaaacgttatGGTGGTTTCGAGAATGTTGGTGCCACGGTTGACGATTGCAATAATTTTAGGAAGCGAATTAACAACTATATAGGAGAATATGACGCTGACATGGTGATTAATAGGATGACTGACAAAAAACAGTATTTAGCTGATTATTCATTTGAATATTCTGTTGATGATGACAAACG gtacaagatggtgtttgttccgttCACTGGCATTGACAACCACTATCGAAATGTAACACTTGGAGCTGGGTTGTTGGCATCGGAGAGCATTGAATCATATAAATGGATTCTGAATTCATTCTTAAAGTCATTTGGTCGGCAGCCAAAGGTTGTAGTGACGGACCAAGACCCTGctatgaaacaggctattgaggag GTTGGACACGAGTTGTGCAATAatgatgagtttaaaaggaggatgtgcgacATTGTATGGATTGATTCCATTGAGCCCGAAGAATTTGAGAGGCAGTGGAAGTTGGTGATGATTGAGTTCGGTCTCACTGAaaacaaatggattgatgatatgttt GTGGCTAATTCACAACTCACTCtcgtagagtttatgaatcattttgacGGTGCAATGGATGTACAGAGGTTCAATCATAGAAAgaatgatcatatttcaagatatactgagccAGCTGGTTGGAGCGAAACTACTTTGGAAAAAGATGTTGCTAAGATCTACACCAAGTCTATATTCTTTGATAAGCAAATAGAGATTCATGGAACAATTTCCGAATGTCTGCCGATGGACACCAAAGTCGAGGGTCCACAGATCAGGATATTGTTGAAAGACTTTATAGCCCATGGAGATGGTTTATTAGAG AGATGGATGAAGGATGTGGTACCGAATGAGCTAAATGTGAAGTACAATTTAAATGTTGGTGGCAAGGATGTGCAACACAAGGCTAAACCGATTGCTCGTGAAATCATCCACACCGGGGA AGACAAAGACAACGAGGTCGAAGACGACGAAGAGGAAGATGAGTTTGAAGATTACAGTGGTAGTAGTGATGATTTATCTAAAGAAGAAGACCAATGGGAGGAGGTTTCagaagatgatgaggatgagtcaTTTTTTTAA